A part of Mustela erminea isolate mMusErm1 chromosome 9, mMusErm1.Pri, whole genome shotgun sequence genomic DNA contains:
- the LOC116600127 gene encoding membrane-spanning 4-domains subfamily A member 12-like isoform X2 yields MRASTEEVAPVHMSELRNPESRTRRIQMSELQEPEPRSPHGIIRTKKHTRHKTSSHIVLKEETRMMGAAQVMIGLIHCVLGYFWIYLYVREFESVSINYLPLTLMSGYPFWAFLFFIISGIFSIEAEKTRSPKLLRCSIRTNTYSSTLAMIGLFLIGFEITFFLIKREKIIWIQQSGMMLSGYLWLFSLLELFLANIVNSWINQAFYHGSNLI; encoded by the exons ATGAGGGCCTCAACCGAGGAAGTAGCGCCAGTCCATATGTCGGAGCTGCGAAACCCTGAATCAAGGACACGGCGCATCCAGATGTCGGAGCTGCAAG AACCTGAACCAAGGTCACCACATGGGATAATACGAACCAAGAAGCATACAC GTCATAAGACATCGTCTCACATTGTGTTGAAAGAAGAAACCAGAATGATGGGG GCTGCCCAAGTAATGATTGGTCTGATCCACTGTGTTCTGGGATATTTCTGGATATACTTATATGTCAGAGAATTTGAATCAGTTTCAATAAATTACCTGCCTTTAACATTGATGTCAGGATACCCATTTTGGGCATTCTTGTTT tttatCATATCAGGAATTTTTTCAATAGAAGCAGAGAAGACACGTTCCCCAAAATTG TTGAGGTGCTCCATAAGGACAAATACCTACAGTTCTACCCTTGCAATGATTGGCCTATTTCTAATTGGATTTgaaattacattctttttaatCAAACGAGAAAAAATTATATGGATTCAG cAAAGTGGAATGATGCTTTCTGGGTATTTGTGGCTATTCTCCTTGTTGGAGCTCTTCCTGGCAAATATAGTGAACAGTTGGATAAACCAAGCATTTTATCATGGCAGTAATCTCATATAA
- the LOC116600127 gene encoding membrane-spanning 4-domains subfamily A member 12-like isoform X1: MRASTEEVAPVHMSELRNPESRTRRIQMSELQGSEPRAGLIQMLELQEPEPRSPHGIIRTKKHTRHKTSSHIVLKEETRMMGAAQVMIGLIHCVLGYFWIYLYVREFESVSINYLPLTLMSGYPFWAFLFFIISGIFSIEAEKTRSPKLLRCSIRTNTYSSTLAMIGLFLIGFEITFFLIKREKIIWIQQSGMMLSGYLWLFSLLELFLANIVNSWINQAFYHGSNLI; the protein is encoded by the exons ATGAGGGCCTCAACCGAGGAAGTAGCGCCAGTCCATATGTCGGAGCTGCGAAACCCTGAATCAAGGACACGGCGCATCCAGATGTCGGAGCTGCAAGGCTCTGAACCAAGGGCAGGGCTCATCCAGATGTTAGAGCTGCAAGAACCTGAACCAAGGTCACCACATGGGATAATACGAACCAAGAAGCATACAC GTCATAAGACATCGTCTCACATTGTGTTGAAAGAAGAAACCAGAATGATGGGG GCTGCCCAAGTAATGATTGGTCTGATCCACTGTGTTCTGGGATATTTCTGGATATACTTATATGTCAGAGAATTTGAATCAGTTTCAATAAATTACCTGCCTTTAACATTGATGTCAGGATACCCATTTTGGGCATTCTTGTTT tttatCATATCAGGAATTTTTTCAATAGAAGCAGAGAAGACACGTTCCCCAAAATTG TTGAGGTGCTCCATAAGGACAAATACCTACAGTTCTACCCTTGCAATGATTGGCCTATTTCTAATTGGATTTgaaattacattctttttaatCAAACGAGAAAAAATTATATGGATTCAG cAAAGTGGAATGATGCTTTCTGGGTATTTGTGGCTATTCTCCTTGTTGGAGCTCTTCCTGGCAAATATAGTGAACAGTTGGATAAACCAAGCATTTTATCATGGCAGTAATCTCATATAA
- the LOC116600127 gene encoding membrane-spanning 4-domains subfamily A member 15-like isoform X3, translating to MRASTEEVAPVHMSELRNPESRTRRIQMSELQEPEPRSPHGIIRTKKHTRHKTSSHIVLKEETRMMGAAQVMIGLIHCVLGYFWIYLYVREFESVSINYLPLTLMSGYPFWAFLFFIISGIFSIEAEKTRSPKLLRCSIRTNTYSSTLAMIGLFLIGFEITFFLIKREKIIWIQVHDTRECFYYMVKNRTIMASAQNENFNGE from the exons ATGAGGGCCTCAACCGAGGAAGTAGCGCCAGTCCATATGTCGGAGCTGCGAAACCCTGAATCAAGGACACGGCGCATCCAGATGTCGGAGCTGCAAG AACCTGAACCAAGGTCACCACATGGGATAATACGAACCAAGAAGCATACAC GTCATAAGACATCGTCTCACATTGTGTTGAAAGAAGAAACCAGAATGATGGGG GCTGCCCAAGTAATGATTGGTCTGATCCACTGTGTTCTGGGATATTTCTGGATATACTTATATGTCAGAGAATTTGAATCAGTTTCAATAAATTACCTGCCTTTAACATTGATGTCAGGATACCCATTTTGGGCATTCTTGTTT tttatCATATCAGGAATTTTTTCAATAGAAGCAGAGAAGACACGTTCCCCAAAATTG TTGAGGTGCTCCATAAGGACAAATACCTACAGTTCTACCCTTGCAATGATTGGCCTATTTCTAATTGGATTTgaaattacattctttttaatCAAACGAGAAAAAATTATATGGATTCAG GTTCATGATACAAGAGAATGCTTTTATTACATGGTGAAGAACAGAACCATCATGGCCTCAGCccagaatgaaaattttaatggtGAATGA